TTAGAGGGTTGTGTATGTCATATTCTGTTGGATGTTGTGAACTTGTGCTCCTTTACCCAGAGAAAAAGGATTAGTATTTGCATGCCAAAATAGGGAAACAAACAGTTGTATCAAATATAAAGCACATTCAGTTCATAATGGACTAGTGTGCAATGTTCACTTTCAGTATCTATGGTAATCATAGTGAATGATAGTATACAGTATTTTATTCTTTCTTGAGGATGACTTAATTGcaaagaaaattatttttattagttATCATAGTTTTATAGTAATTTTGAAGGATTTAAATTATTCAGGAAATTTGCCATGAATTATAAGTAAGTGTCTTAGTACTTTTGAATTAAGATATTTCAGGTAATGCCATCATGCATTGCTGAACAAGATTTTATAATTGTGGCAGTCAGTATCTTCTACAGCATTTTGTGCTTGTTTTCTTCATCCATGGttaatttcttttgtttgtACTTTGTAGTTGCCTGGTCGTACGGATAATGAGATTAAGAATTTCTGGAACACCCGGATCAAAAGGTGTCAACGTACTGGCTTGCCACTTTATCCTCCTGAAGTGTGTTTACGAGCATCGCAGGAAAGTCAGCATGGCCAAAGCACTGATGGACTTaatggtggcaatagagtgcaTCCTGatttttttcagaaaaagaaTTATGCGATACACGATGCAATATTCGACAGTTTGAAGGATAACCTGGGAATCTTCCCTTATACGCCTGAGCTTCCTGATATTTCTGTTTATGGCAGTATGCTGAAAGAACTTGATTCCTCTCAGCATTTTAGTTTTGTGCCATCAACTTCATCTTATCATAATCATCTTCAAGAGTCAACAATTCCATCTCTTGATTCTAATGTTATGAACAGAAATGATTTTTATCCATTTGTTCACAGTCGGGATAATACTTATGATAAGATTGCACTATCATTTGGTATGCAATCAGCCCTTGATCCTGGTCCCTCCTCACACAGCTCAATTTGTTACAGCCATTCACTTTCAAATGGCAATTCCTCTGCTTCTAAGCCATCTTCGGAGGCTTTGAAGTTGGAGCTCCCTTCACTCCAATATCCAGAAATTGATTTAGGTAGCTGGGGCACATCTCCCCCACCTCCTTTACTTGAATCAGTTGATGATTTCATTCAGTCTCCCACTCCAATTAGTACTCTGGAGTCATATTGTCCTTCTCCACAAAACAGTGGCCTGCTGGATGCTTTACTTTATGAGGCAAAGACTCTGAGAAGCTCAAAGAACCATTGTTATGAAAAGAGTTCAAATTTATCTACTGCAACACCTGGTGACAAAGCAGACAGCTCTGCTGTCTACATGGACGAGACTGAATGGGAAGACTATTCTGATCCTGTATCTCCATTTGGTGCATCTTCAATATTGAATGAGTGCCCTGCTGTTAGTGCCAATGCAAATTCATTGGATGCGCGGCTACCTGTTCAGACCTTTAATGGTTAGTACCTTTTAGTGTGTGGAAGGATGATCGTTGAAAACATTTCCTCATTCTTATCAATGTTTGCATACTTCTTTGGCATAATCTAAAACTTGTTAATTATCTTGAAGATTTCCTGTTGTAGTTTGTTAGTTTATTAAGTgccaaattttaaaataattgtggAAACATTCTCCTGAAAAGGCTGATGTAACTTTTTTACTTCACAAATCATAGATTTCCTCATGCACATGTTGGTCcttaaaaatagtaaaatactGACTATTCCTTCATAGTACATTTTTCGATGACAGAGTTGGTATATCACGACAcctttattttttggtttttatgAAAATGCGTGTGTTAGGTATGCCCCTTAACTGTGTAATTCATGTGCAGGCAACATTGTGAAATTAGAGTATGCTGACCAGGTCTGGACCCCTGACAGTGAAAATCAAACCATGTCAATGTTGTATACTCGGCCAGATTTCTTGCTTGCTTCAGAATGGCATGAGCAAGGTTCTGGGCATGTCAAGAGCCAAGCCATCACAACTAATGCTACATCAACTCTTCATGAAGATGATTCAGCGATTGACTACAAACACATGACTGCTGGAACTTCTAAATCAAGTCAGGTATGGGAGCACTGTTCTTGTGCATGGAATAACATGCCTGCAATTTGTCAAGTATCTGATCGTGGTTAAGGAAACTTCTCCGGGATGTGTGATTTCAAACTCTTCTACCAATTACATTCTTGGTGATTTTTTTAGCATCATCAGGGTTAATATATCCTGATTGAAAAAGATTTGATATTGGGTGTGATTTATAGTACTAATACATGGTCAGAGACTCGTGCTTGGTTgtgctttttcattttttgttctGTTGTTACATGTATTGTATACCACTATGAATCTTGTGTACACAAATGCTTTTGCAGACTGAGTTCTGATAAATTTGTAGAACATTTTCATTTGAAACTGCATGTAGCTGGATGGATTAAGAATGTCTTGTAATGTTTTTTGCTCATGATCTTAGTTTGAACTGGAACTTAATGGTTGATATGATTCTGGTCGAGATAATCTTGATTTGTCTGAAATTTTGGTAATTTATTACCATATGTTGAAGCGTGGCCAACTTGCGAGTTGCGAAATGGAGACGCTACAACTTGCAAAGTATGACTAGAAGCTTAAAatgttttaattgaaaaaacGCGGTCGTCAAGTCATCTATTTAGCTGGCTCCACCATGTAGTAGTTGCCAACAACTACATGACTCTTTTTTGGTGCAAAGGATAGAAAGCAACTAACTACATGACTCGTCTTGTCTTTTGAATATTAACATTTTTTCAAGGAATAACCGATATAATAGTGACATAGACATGAATCAAATTAATCATATTTGTTTTTATAATAGTAATGTTTATTTTTtgtgttaatatttttttttcttcatctgttGTCTAATTTTTTCTCTCGGCATTCCAGTTTGATTCTTtttaacttaaatttttttgtGCATGTTGTGGCACCTTAAATTTTTAATGTTTGGTACCTAAAATGATATGAATTAATGGAAAAAGTACGATTTGAACTTAGAGGAAGAGGATGGATGACGATTTGCAAGGTTCAACATGGATGGGGCATAGAGGAAGAGTATCCTGACAAGAAATGAACTTGGATGATTCTCCTAGAGTTGCAAGTTAAAGTTAAGACCTTAGTTTTCACATCGTGGATTGAATAACATAAACAAACTTAAGAAAAAGATGTGATGAGTTCATTGAGTCATTggacttaattttttaaaattgcaaCAATGAGTCTTCGTCTTTTCTgaacaaaataacaaaaatttaACTTAAAAGACTATATGAGGTACcatactcaaaaaaaaaatatgggtaTCATAGAATTCATCCATTTTTATTTTGACATACCTTAGTGAGTTATTCGCTACCTTGTTACTGATTTGGTATGTTATAGGATTGTATTAGTGATAAATGattttgttttggttttgtGTTCGGGTCAGCTTTCGCGCACCTCATCTAATCCTGCTCGCGATGTGTGGCTGCTATTGGCCAAGCATTATTTTAACAACGCCAAGAATCCATCATGGGAGTTCCGATTCGAACCCAAGTTATCCTTGTAGCATAACCTTATGGgaaggcttaatccagtttttggtccccaacctttgctataaatatggctttagtccctcgtcgGAGTAAAGGTGGAGATTagtccccagtttttggcaaaatgattggttttggtccttccggccagttgggtcaacgccggagctccgtcTGCTGATGTGGctcttgccacgtcaattaatgagcctcgctggatttttttttcatttaaattgtaaaagaaaaatataattaaaccccttaattaaatcttcatttgattaaaataaaataaaaaaaaccattcTTCATCTGGATCATCATCAACATTCCACATAATATCATCTTCATCCACACatctttcatcatcatcatttgtCATCTTTCATAGACccacgttcttcttcttcttacccGCCAACACCCACACCCAGATCTACAACCTCTACCACCATCAAATGCCCACCAACACCAGACTTGAGTTTTCCCCCTCCCCCTGGCCCCTGGGTTTCGATTTGCCTCAGCTTGGTGGTGTTTCTAGGTTTGTCATTctaaaaacccagaaattcatctTCCCAACCCTAGCCCCAAACCATACCCAAGAACCGAGAAACCCCTCAACCAACCAGAAGACCTCGATAAAATCATGTCAAGAATCAGAATTCAGAACCGACAAAACACAAAGGTtgctattgttgttgttgttcctcCTGCAAACAGGTTCCTTGTACAGACCAAGGATGAAATAGGGACATCTCATTTGGTTATCATAAGAAAACCCATTCTCTTCTGATTCTACCCAAAGTGCAGTGTcgtgtatttttttatttttgagggTTCTGGAGTTGTTATGTCATGATGTTTGGTTGTAGTTGGGTTTTTAAAATTGGGGATTAGGGTTTCATGGAAATTGGGGGTTAGGGTTGTTCAGAAATTTATCTGAATTCAAAAGCTTCCAGATTCCAaacagaagatgaagatgaaagatgagtTTCTGGGTTTGGTTGTTAGAGGATTAAGGTgataatgaaaaaaagaaagattttTAGTAGGGTTAAttgtgttttaatttatttttttaaattaaaaaaatccacctaggctcattaattgacgtggcaatgTCACATCAGCTGGCGGAGCTCCGACGTTGATCCAACCGGtcggaaggaccaaagccaatcattttgcaaaaaactggggaccaacccctacctttactccggcgagggactaaagtcatGTTTATGATaaaggttggggaccaaaactggattaagccttaggagaattgttattcagaccccccacaTCTATTTGTACTCAAAACAATTCCAGAAATCCAAAAAAACCTCTGTCgaacgcactttgaaagtgcgaccCCTAACACACTTTGTCTCACTTTCAAAATGAGACAGTGAGACAGGTgtctcactttgaaagtgcgttaGGGTCGCACTTTCAACGTGCGATAGGTtgca
This portion of the Lotus japonicus ecotype B-129 chromosome 3, LjGifu_v1.2 genome encodes:
- the LOC130745353 gene encoding transcription factor MYB33-like, coding for MRMVKSEIEDEVLSDYHTGSQLNDEGYEGRVCGVVLKKGPWTSAEDDILVDYVKKHGEGNWNAIQKHTGLLRCGKSCRLRWANHLRPNLKKGAITAEEERLIAELHAKIGNKWARMAAHLPGRTDNEIKNFWNTRIKRCQRTGLPLYPPEVCLRASQESQHGQSTDGLNGGNRVHPDFFQKKNYAIHDAIFDSLKDNLGIFPYTPELPDISVYGSMLKELDSSQHFSFVPSTSSYHNHLQESTIPSLDSNVMNRNDFYPFVHSRDNTYDKIALSFGMQSALDPGPSSHSSICYSHSLSNGNSSASKPSSEALKLELPSLQYPEIDLGSWGTSPPPPLLESVDDFIQSPTPISTLESYCPSPQNSGLLDALLYEAKTLRSSKNHCYEKSSNLSTATPGDKADSSAVYMDETEWEDYSDPVSPFGASSILNECPAVSANANSLDARLPVQTFNGNIVKLEYADQVWTPDSENQTMSMLYTRPDFLLASEWHEQGSGHVKSQAITTNATSTLHEDDSAIDYKHMTAGTSKSSQVWEHCSCAWNNMPAICQVSDRG